From Candidatus Pantoea bituminis, one genomic window encodes:
- a CDS encoding TetR/AcrR family transcriptional regulator, with the protein MTLKTLSSYNPRRSPRQRRSAATVDVILEATIQVLLSSGTSQLTTTRVAERAGVSVGSLYQYFPNKQALFFALIDHYLDHLAGRIEKVCETLQGAPYTQMVQGVISEYINIKTERYDVTCALYRAAAEIDVSDIVESMCRRIEVASEGMLASASDAKFQNLSSLNVTLLNVLFGTVRTFLTAIGRSFSTVSCRNS; encoded by the coding sequence ATGACGTTGAAAACCCTGTCCAGCTATAACCCGCGTAGATCACCGCGCCAGAGAAGATCAGCTGCTACCGTCGACGTTATTCTCGAAGCCACTATTCAGGTTTTACTGAGTAGTGGAACCTCGCAATTGACCACTACGCGAGTAGCCGAGCGGGCAGGGGTGTCGGTGGGTTCGCTTTACCAATATTTTCCTAACAAGCAGGCGCTGTTCTTTGCATTGATTGATCACTATTTAGACCATCTCGCCGGACGAATTGAAAAAGTATGTGAGACCTTGCAGGGCGCCCCGTATACCCAAATGGTTCAGGGCGTTATCAGTGAATACATCAACATTAAAACAGAACGTTATGACGTTACCTGCGCACTTTATCGCGCAGCTGCTGAAATCGACGTGAGTGATATTGTTGAAAGCATGTGTCGGCGCATTGAGGTAGCCAGTGAAGGGATGCTTGCTTCAGCATCGGATGCGAAATTTCAGAACCTTTCCTCTCTCAACGTGACCTTATTGAACGTGCTTTTTGGAACCGTGCGGACTTTTTTGACCGCAATCGGCCGGAGCTTCTCAACAGTCAGTTGCAGGAACAGCTGA